From the genome of Anopheles merus strain MAF chromosome X, AmerM5.1, whole genome shotgun sequence, one region includes:
- the LOC121598648 gene encoding uncharacterized protein LOC121598648 isoform X1, whose protein sequence is MDQAWNDMQPSSSNTIFTEHSYSKRPEQQPDDNTRNQAWNGIQPSSGNTVFTKHSYSKNPAQQPDDNCGNQACNYMQPSSSNSVCTEYSFIKNPEKQPDDNSGNQAWNGVQPSSGTTIFTEHSYSKRPEQQPHDNTRNQAWNGIQPSSGSTVFTEHSYSKRPEQQPEDKTRNQAWNGIQPSSGNTVFTKHSYSKNPAQQPDDNSGNQACNYMQPSSSNSVCTEYSFIKNPEKQPDDNSGNQAWNGVQPSSGTTIFTEHSYSKRPEQQPHDNTRNQAWNGVQPSSGSTVFTEHSYSKNPAQQPDDNSGNQACNYMQPSSSNTVCTEYSFTKNPEQQPDDNSGNQAWNSMQPSTGNTVFTEYWYSKLLEQQPDNSTLEAWNDIQSFTCDAAFTEHSYSKHSEQRNTDNNMDQAWNGVQSSSYFGVMHQNEFYGEAELNNAASNDILGTLLRAINDWADPTDTN, encoded by the coding sequence ATGGATCAGGCATGGAATGATATGCAACCATCATCGAGTAACACTATCTTCACAGAACACTCGTACAGCAAACGTCCGGAACAACAGCCCGATGACAACACCAGGAATCAAGCATGGAATGGTATACAACCATCATCAGGTAACACTGTCTTCACAAAACACTCGTACAGCAAAAATCCCGCACAACAGCCTGATGATAACTGCGGGAATCAAGCATGCAATTATATGCAACCATCATCGAGTAACTCTGTCTGCACAGAATACTCTTTCATCAAAAATCCCGAAAAACAGCCCGATGACAACTCCGGGAATCAAGCATGGAATGGTGTACAACCATCATCGGGCACCACTATCTTCACAGAACACTCGTACAGCAAACGTCCGGAACAACAGCCCCATGACAACACCAGGAATCAAGCATGGAATGGTATACAACCATCATCAGGTAGCACTGTCTTCACAGAACACTCGTACAGCAAACGTCCGGAACAACAGCCCGAAGACAAAACCAGGAATCAAGCATGGAATGGTATACAACCATCATCAGGAAACACTGTCTTCACAAAACACTCGTACAGCAAAAATCCCGCACAACAGCCTGATGATAACTCCGGGAATCAAGCATGCAATTATATGCAACCATCATCGAGTAACTCTGTCTGCACAGAATACTCTTTCATCAAAAATCCCGAAAAACAGCCCGATGACAACTCCGGGAATCAAGCATGGAATGGTGTACAACCATCATCGGGCACCACTATCTTCACAGAACACTCGTACAGCAAACGTCCGGAACAACAGCCCCATGACAACACCAGGAATCAAGCATGGAATGGTGTACAACCATCATCAGGTAGCACTGTCTTCACAGAACACTCGTACAGCAAAAACCCCGCACAACAACCTGATGATAACTCCGGGAATCAAGCATGCAATTATATGCAACCATCATCGAGTAACACTGTCTGCACAGAATACTCTTTCACCAAAAATCCCGAACAACAGCCCGATGACAACTCCGGGAATCAAGCATGGAATTCTATGCAACCATCAACGGGCAACACTGTCTTCACAGAATACTGGTACAGCAAACTTCTGGAACAACAGCCCGATAACAGCACCTTGGAAGCATGGAATGATATACAATCATTTACGTGTGACGCTGCCTTCACAGAACACTCGTATAGCAAACATTCGGAACAACGAAACACCGACAACAACATGGATCAAGCATGGAATGGTGTGCAGTCGTCATCATATTTCGGTGTCATGCATCAGAACGAGTTTTACGGAGAAGCTGAATTAAACAATGCTGCATCGAATGACATCCTGGGGACGTTGTTACGAGCTATTAACGATTGGGCTGATCCCACTGATACGAACTAA
- the LOC121598648 gene encoding uncharacterized protein LOC121598648 isoform X2: MRFLHKNIQNNGTLGTSWIRHGMICNHHRVTLSSQNTRTANVRNNSPMTTPGIKHGMVYNHHQVTLSSQNTRTAKIPHNSLMITAGIKHAIICNHHRVTLSAQNTLSSKIPKNSPMTTPGIKHGMVYNHHRAPLSSQNTRTANVRNNSPMTTPGIKHGMVYNHHQVALSSQNTRTANVRNNSPKTKPGIKHGMVYNHHQETLSSQNTRTAKIPHNSLMITPGIKHAIICNHHRVTLSAQNTLSSKIPKNSPMTTPGIKHGMVYNHHRAPLSSQNTRTANVRNNSPMTTPGIKHGMVYNHHQVALSSQNTRTAKTPHNNLMITPGIKHAIICNHHRVTLSAQNTLSPKIPNNSPMTTPGIKHGILCNHQRATLSSQNTGTANFWNNSPITAPWKHGMIYNHLRVTLPSQNTRIANIRNNETPTTTWIKHGMVCSRHHISVSCIRTSFTEKLN, encoded by the exons ATGCGATTCTTACACA AAAATATCCAGAACAACGGAACCTTGGGCACGTCATGGATCAGGCATGGAATGATATGCAACCATCATCGAGTAACACTATCTTCACAGAACACTCGTACAGCAAACGTCCGGAACAACAGCCCGATGACAACACCAGGAATCAAGCATGGAATGGTATACAACCATCATCAGGTAACACTGTCTTCACAAAACACTCGTACAGCAAAAATCCCGCACAACAGCCTGATGATAACTGCGGGAATCAAGCATGCAATTATATGCAACCATCATCGAGTAACTCTGTCTGCACAGAATACTCTTTCATCAAAAATCCCGAAAAACAGCCCGATGACAACTCCGGGAATCAAGCATGGAATGGTGTACAACCATCATCGGGCACCACTATCTTCACAGAACACTCGTACAGCAAACGTCCGGAACAACAGCCCCATGACAACACCAGGAATCAAGCATGGAATGGTATACAACCATCATCAGGTAGCACTGTCTTCACAGAACACTCGTACAGCAAACGTCCGGAACAACAGCCCGAAGACAAAACCAGGAATCAAGCATGGAATGGTATACAACCATCATCAGGAAACACTGTCTTCACAAAACACTCGTACAGCAAAAATCCCGCACAACAGCCTGATGATAACTCCGGGAATCAAGCATGCAATTATATGCAACCATCATCGAGTAACTCTGTCTGCACAGAATACTCTTTCATCAAAAATCCCGAAAAACAGCCCGATGACAACTCCGGGAATCAAGCATGGAATGGTGTACAACCATCATCGGGCACCACTATCTTCACAGAACACTCGTACAGCAAACGTCCGGAACAACAGCCCCATGACAACACCAGGAATCAAGCATGGAATGGTGTACAACCATCATCAGGTAGCACTGTCTTCACAGAACACTCGTACAGCAAAAACCCCGCACAACAACCTGATGATAACTCCGGGAATCAAGCATGCAATTATATGCAACCATCATCGAGTAACACTGTCTGCACAGAATACTCTTTCACCAAAAATCCCGAACAACAGCCCGATGACAACTCCGGGAATCAAGCATGGAATTCTATGCAACCATCAACGGGCAACACTGTCTTCACAGAATACTGGTACAGCAAACTTCTGGAACAACAGCCCGATAACAGCACCTTGGAAGCATGGAATGATATACAATCATTTACGTGTGACGCTGCCTTCACAGAACACTCGTATAGCAAACATTCGGAACAACGAAACACCGACAACAACATGGATCAAGCATGGAATGGTGTGCAGTCGTCATCATATTTCGGTGTCATGCATCAGAACGAGTTTTACGGAGAAGCTGAATTAA
- the LOC121590046 gene encoding uncharacterized protein LOC121590046 → MMSQAAEGSDTGNGVPSSPMVRCVAESSATPWRPMTFPDLCGFPAAQQLYGLPVPIDLSFLRSPVSGDEEASGQSQQQQHVDLPSLKMMSQAAEGSDTGNGVPSSPMVRCVAESSATPWRPMTFPDLCGFPAAQQLYGLPVPIDLSFLRSPVSGDEEASGQSQQQQHVDLPSLVFLPTFRVSTFGGVSGAPRELPEWNDVMVPASSTAQDTPIILQQFINEEANMAAFNDAAQIADSHENTDQPDQQPSVASSMIVEPIGRAGLFGSLYAVWYAQLGSDITERIPDCVLYDPELPPEHQEPPPILTSLLMCQKTSTGDLVTIPYGQNPFCTCLYPYWRKWPKFKDQ, encoded by the exons ATGATGAGCCAAGCAGCTGAAGGGAGTGATACCGGTAACGGTGTACCATCGTCACCGATGGTCAGATGTGTGGCCGAGTCCAGCGCAACCCCTTGGCGTCCGATGACGTTTCCGGACTTGTGTGGGTTTCCCGCCGCACAGCAGCTGTACGGTTTGCCGGTTCCGATCGATTTGAGCTTCCTACGCTCACCTGTCAGCGGTGATGAGGAGGCATCGGGAcagtcgcagcagcagcagcatgtcgACTTACCGTCCTTG AAAATGATGAGCCAAGCAGCTGAAGGGAGTGATACCGGTAACGGTGTACCATCGTCACCGATGGTCAGATGTGTGGCCGAGTCCAGCGCAACCCCTTGGCGTCCGATGACGTTTCCGGACTTGTGTGGGTTTCCCGCCGCACAGCAGCTGTACGGTTTGCCGGTTCCGATCGATTTGAGCTTCCTACGCTCACCTGTCAGCGGTGATGAGGAGGCATCGGGAcagtcgcagcagcagcagcatgtcgACTTACCGTCCTTGGTATTTTTACCTACTTTCCGGGTTTCCACTTTCGGCGGTGTCAGCGGTGCTCCACGGGAACTGCCGGAATGGAACGACGTGATGGTTCCCGCAAGTTCAACTGCTCAAGACACGCCGATAATTTTGCAACAGTTTATCAATGAGGAAGCGAATATGGCAGCCTTCAACGATGCAGCACAGATTGCTGATTCGCATGAAAATACGGACCAGCCCGACCAGCAACCATCCGTTGCCTCTTCAATGATAGTTGAGCCCATCGGTCGAGCGGGCTTATTCGGTTCACTGTACGCGGTTTGGTACGCTCAACTGGGAAGCGACATCACGGAGCGTATCCCTGATTGCGTCCTATATGATCCAGAGCTGCCACCGGAACACCAGGAACCCCCGCCGATACTTACATCGCTTTTGATGTGTCAAAAAACGTCGACTGGCGATTTGGTGACGATACCGTATGGCCAGAACCCGTTTTGTACCTGTTTGTACCCGTATTGGAGAAAGTGGCCCAAATTTAAGGATCAATAA